ACATAGCTTGGATTGCAGTTTACTTTTTACCAGATGGAGAAAAATATCCTTACGAAATAGCAAAATTTGAATTCTCTTCCCATGGTGCTTCTATTCAAGGTCCTGATACAAGTTCTGTATATACTGAACCTGTAGGTGAATGTCTTTTTAAAACCTCAAAGGAAGGTAAAATCTTTGCAGGATCCTACTGTAATATTCATGGACTCTGGGAAAACTCCATTGATTTAAAATTCTAACTCCCCCTCTCAAGCCCTCTCCCTTTAGAATAGGGGGAGGGTTTTTTATGATATAATCTGAGAAAGAACTATACTTTGATGGTGATTAAAAGTGAGAAAGATTATTCTTTTAATTTTATTGATTTTTCTTTTATATCCATCCTTTTCTTCCACTACTGAAGAGCTAGAAAAGAAAAGGGAAGAGATGGTAAATCTTATAAAATCAAGGGGAGTAAAGGATGAGAAAGTGTTAAAGGCGATGTTAAAAGTTCCAAGACACCTTTTTGTAGATAAAAGTCTTTGGAATTCTGCCTATGGAGATTTTCCCTTACCCATTGGTTTTGGACAAACCATTTCCCAACCATATATTGTAGCTCTTATGACAGAATCTCTTAGATTAAAGGGGGATGAAAAGGTATTAGAGATAGGTACAGGTTCTGGTTATCAGGCAGCAATTCTTGCAGAGATAACAAAAAAAGTATATACAGTGGAGATTATAAAAGAGTTAGCAGATAGAGCTAAGGAGAGATTAAGAGCCCTAGGATATACTTATGTAATGGTAAAGTGGGATGATGGATACTATGGTTGGAAAGAATATGCTCCTTACGATGCCATCATCGTAACCTGTGCTCCTGATCATGTTCCTCCTCCTTTAATTCAGCAACTAAAAGAAGGGGGAAGGATGGTCATTCCCGTTGGACCTCCAGGTATGTATCAAACCCTGTGGTTAATAGAAAAGAAGGACGGAAAGTTAAAATTTACAGATCTTGGAGGTGTTCTTTTTGTCCCCCTACAAAGAAGAAAGTAAAATTCCCGAAATGAAATATAATATTCCTGCAATAAGGATAACAAAAGAAAATCCAAGGGAAAGAGAAATTAAAGAGGAAGAAAAGGAACTTATTACAGAAAAGAATCCATTAATAGCATAAACCCATGGTATTAATTCCTCAGAATATTTTCTTGAAATTTCCAATCCAGTAGGAAAGGGTATTCCCATTAAAAATCCCAAAATCCCCACAAAGAATAGGCTTATAAGAATTCTTATAAAGAAAGGATATAAAAGAGTGTTTTCAATAATATAAGAAAGAAGGAAAGGAGAAAGAATTAATAAAAAGCCTAAAAGAAAAAGGGTATAGGGAAAGAATCTTTTAAGTTTCTTAGAAAAAATACTTCCAATTCCTGAAAATAAAAGTAAAGAAGAGAGAATAACAGAAAAGGAGTATATGGGTTGATTTAGGTAGAGTATAAATTTTTGCATTAAGGGAATTTCAACAAATAAATAGCAAAGTCCAATAAGACTAAAATAAAGGAAAATTATTAATATCTTTATGTTTTTAGGAAAGGCTTTTTTTCGAATAATTAAGGGCAGAAGGATTAAGATAAAAGAAAGAATTATTACAAAAAGAAGAATAAGAAAGATAATAATAAAGCCTGCTCCTCCGAAAGGTTGCCACGTTTTTCCCCATTTTTCTAAAACTTCTGGAATTTGAGGGCTTTTAAAAAAGTGAAAGAAGAAAGGTTTATCATCAAAAGGAGGATCTATTCTAAAAGGATATTTTCTAAGGAAGTCTTCTTTCTTTTCTAAAAATTTTATTATATTCTCATAATATATTTCCTGCGGTAGAACACAGAATTTATTTATTTCATCTTCTTTTATATTAAAATAATAAACTAGATCAAAAGCCTTTTCAAAAAGAAAATCTTTAATTCTTTTTATATCATCCTGAGTAAAAGGAGATTTCTTAACAAGAATGGTCATGGTATTTAAGCTTCTAAAGGCAATTATGTGTTTCTCAATATTTTCAATACCTAAATCCCCAAGAGCATAGTAAACAGTAATAAATAACCGAAGCTCTTCCGTTGGAGGTCTTTGGAGCCATCTTGTAAAACATAAAATTCCTGAGGGCGTAAGTAAGGAAAAAGAATCTTTTATAGACTCTTTAGTATATAAATAGTTTTCGTTTAATGAATAGGAGCCTGAAGTAATAACATGAAAGGA
This genomic interval from Dictyoglomus sp. contains the following:
- a CDS encoding protein-L-isoaspartate(D-aspartate) O-methyltransferase, with protein sequence MRKIILLILLIFLLYPSFSSTTEELEKKREEMVNLIKSRGVKDEKVLKAMLKVPRHLFVDKSLWNSAYGDFPLPIGFGQTISQPYIVALMTESLRLKGDEKVLEIGTGSGYQAAILAEITKKVYTVEIIKELADRAKERLRALGYTYVMVKWDDGYYGWKEYAPYDAIIVTCAPDHVPPPLIQQLKEGGRMVIPVGPPGMYQTLWLIEKKDGKLKFTDLGGVLFVPLQRRK
- a CDS encoding desulfoferrodoxin family protein, with protein sequence MDKLKELFQEADWTKEKHVPVIEILEKDKEKGVKLRVSVGKEIPHPNTSSHYIAWIAVYFLPDGEKYPYEIAKFEFSSHGASIQGPDTSSVYTEPVGECLFKTSKEGKIFAGSYCNIHGLWENSIDLKF